The following are encoded together in the Limanda limanda chromosome 12, fLimLim1.1, whole genome shotgun sequence genome:
- the nkx2.4a gene encoding NK2 homeobox 4a isoform X1, which produces MSLSPKHTTPFSVTDILSPIEETYKKFSGMDGAGNLTSPLGAYRQQQVSQTGMQQHSMGHNGSVATAYHMPHTVSQFSHSAMGGYCNGSIGNMGDLPSYQDSMRNSAAATGWYSSNPDPRYSTISRFMGPSTGMNMTGMGSLTGMGDANKSMPALHAPRRKRRVLFSQAQVYELERRFKQQKYLSAPEREHLASMIHLTPTQVKIWFQNHRYKMKRQAKDKAAQQQQQQQQQDGNLCQQQAQSPRRVAVPVLVKDGKPCQNGSNTPTPNQQQVQQQNQQQQQNGAGVVLASSAGSLSQHQSQQQVNALELEEMSPSPPSLHSQLNMAQIDTSAVDYTSNMVSSNLLYGRTW; this is translated from the exons ATGTCGTTGAGCCCAAAGCACACTACGCCTTTTTCAGTGACAGATATTTTGAGTCCAATCGAGGAGACCTACAAGAAGTTCAGTGGCATGGACGGCGCAGGGAACCTAACCTCTCCACTGGGAGCCTACCGACAGCAGCAGGTGTCTCAGACCGGCATGCAGCAGCACTCCATGGGCCACAACGGCTCCGTGGCCACCGCGTACCACATGCCGCACACCGTCTCCCAGTTCTCCCACAGCGCCATGGGGGGATACTGCAATGGGAGCATTGGCAACATGGGAGACCTCCCGTCGTACCAGGATAGCATGCGGAAtagtgcagcagcaacagggtGGTACAGCTCCAACCCCGATCCCAGATACTCCACAA TTTCTAGATTCATGGGACCTTCCACAGGTATGAACATGACCGGCATGGGCAGTCTCACAGGAATGGGGGACGCCAACAAATCCATGCCAGCTCTCCATGCGCCCAGGAGGAAGCGGCGCGTCCTGTTCTCGCAGGCTCAAGTGTACGAGCTGGAGAGGAGGTTTAAGCAGCAGAAATACCTGTCGGCGCCGGAGAGGGAGCACCTGGCCAGCATGATCCACCTGACACCGACCCAGGTGAAGATCTGGTTCCAGAACCACCGCTACAAGATGAAGCGCCAGGCCAAGGACAAGGcggcgcagcagcagcagcagcagcagcaacaggacgGGAACCTGTGCCAGCAGCAGGCGCAGTCCCCGCGGCGCGTCGCCGTGCCGGTTCTGGTGAAGGACGGGAAGCCGTGTCAGAACGGCTCCAACACACCGACCCCGAACCAGcagcaggtccagcagcagaaccagcagcagcagcagaacggAGCGGGAGTGGTGCTCGCCTCCTCGGCCGGCAGCCTCAGCCAGCATCAGAGCCAGCAGCAGGTGAACGCtttggagctggaggagatgtcTCCCAGCCCCCCCTCACTGCACAGCCAGCTCAACATGGCCCAGATAGACACATCTGCTGTAGATTACACCAGTAACATGGTCAGCTCAAACCTCCTTTACGGCAGAACGTGGTAG
- the nkx2.4a gene encoding NK2 homeobox 4a isoform X2: MSLSPKHTTPFSVTDILSPIEETYKKFSGMDGAGNLTSPLGAYRQQQVSQTGMQQHSMGHNGSVATAYHMPHTVSQFSHSAMGGYCNGSIGNMGDLPSYQDSMRNSAAATGWYSSNPDPRYSTISRFMGPSTGMNMTGMGSLTGMGDANKSMPALHAPRRKRRVLFSQAQVYELERRFKQQKYLSAPEREHLASMIHLTPTQVKIWFQNHRYKMKRQAKDKAAQQQQQQQQQDGNLCQQQAQSPRRVAVPVLVKDGKPCQNGSNTPTPNQQQHQSQQQVNALELEEMSPSPPSLHSQLNMAQIDTSAVDYTSNMVSSNLLYGRTW; encoded by the exons ATGTCGTTGAGCCCAAAGCACACTACGCCTTTTTCAGTGACAGATATTTTGAGTCCAATCGAGGAGACCTACAAGAAGTTCAGTGGCATGGACGGCGCAGGGAACCTAACCTCTCCACTGGGAGCCTACCGACAGCAGCAGGTGTCTCAGACCGGCATGCAGCAGCACTCCATGGGCCACAACGGCTCCGTGGCCACCGCGTACCACATGCCGCACACCGTCTCCCAGTTCTCCCACAGCGCCATGGGGGGATACTGCAATGGGAGCATTGGCAACATGGGAGACCTCCCGTCGTACCAGGATAGCATGCGGAAtagtgcagcagcaacagggtGGTACAGCTCCAACCCCGATCCCAGATACTCCACAA TTTCTAGATTCATGGGACCTTCCACAGGTATGAACATGACCGGCATGGGCAGTCTCACAGGAATGGGGGACGCCAACAAATCCATGCCAGCTCTCCATGCGCCCAGGAGGAAGCGGCGCGTCCTGTTCTCGCAGGCTCAAGTGTACGAGCTGGAGAGGAGGTTTAAGCAGCAGAAATACCTGTCGGCGCCGGAGAGGGAGCACCTGGCCAGCATGATCCACCTGACACCGACCCAGGTGAAGATCTGGTTCCAGAACCACCGCTACAAGATGAAGCGCCAGGCCAAGGACAAGGcggcgcagcagcagcagcagcagcagcaacaggacgGGAACCTGTGCCAGCAGCAGGCGCAGTCCCCGCGGCGCGTCGCCGTGCCGGTTCTGGTGAAGGACGGGAAGCCGTGTCAGAACGGCTCCAACACACCGACCCCGAACCAGcagcag CATCAGAGCCAGCAGCAGGTGAACGCtttggagctggaggagatgtcTCCCAGCCCCCCCTCACTGCACAGCCAGCTCAACATGGCCCAGATAGACACATCTGCTGTAGATTACACCAGTAACATGGTCAGCTCAAACCTCCTTTACGGCAGAACGTGGTAG